In Ancylothrix sp. D3o, the following are encoded in one genomic region:
- a CDS encoding DUF3488 and DUF4129 domain-containing transglutaminase family protein: MSNSFGSRRLLSLPLIGDLWRRLESVPPPVPEESIWLRVLVQALVIVGIIATDIAAETQISFWAVPLSIVGAFWSYRQRRRANVPVKFLLAIGMLLALGFFFQGLFASVVDATNDTRSVLAGLLIQVQVLHSFDLPRRKDLGYSMVIGLILIGVAGTLSQTLAFGPVLLLFLAIALPALVLDYRSRLGLSVSKPQQQKIKKSAQENRQIFKFYLLLFSFILGLGLAVFAVLPRFPGYQLRSFPVSAPIEFQGQFDSSRIFNPRLGRGGGEGSGGAGAGTQQEEGPGQLDDTFYYGFNSQMNMNLRGVMKPKEVMRVRSQSPGFWRVLAFDRYTGQGWKISRNEQAKKLTRPPWSYQFYVPSPITANRTKEVIQTYTAISDMPNLIPALAEPKQLFFPTPEVAFDTEGGLRSPVPLAEGITYTVISDVPYRNRSALRNAPPISAKNTNGYKIFQKLYLQVPPKIAGKVKNLTEDLLATSPTPITSSYEKALYLAQALKQRYQLKPGMPFLEKNEDLAEAFLFKYQGGYPDHFSTVLAVMLRSIGIPARLVVGYASGEFNPFTGFYIVRNTDAYAMTEVYFPKYGWFAFDPIPGHDVIPSSIEENQTFGVLQQFWSWVAGWLPSPVTGFLNRVFGAIFTNFLLLFAWLWNLFSQGWLGLFALILMAIGLGFAGWLSWKGWRAWRYRRWLAKLAPVESIYQQMLAALAERGFRKHPAQTPLEFARDSQISYQSWREIVNDITDAYVRWRYGGVVANIPSLSQRLQSLKKHLSRRVSR, encoded by the coding sequence GGTACAGGCACTTGTGATTGTGGGAATTATTGCTACTGATATTGCGGCGGAAACTCAAATTAGCTTTTGGGCCGTGCCTTTGAGTATTGTCGGAGCTTTTTGGAGTTATCGTCAGCGTCGCCGCGCTAATGTGCCGGTTAAATTTTTACTGGCCATTGGAATGCTGCTGGCTTTAGGATTTTTCTTTCAGGGATTGTTTGCGTCGGTTGTTGATGCAACTAATGATACACGCTCTGTGCTGGCTGGGTTGTTAATTCAAGTGCAAGTCCTTCACAGTTTTGATTTGCCCCGCCGTAAAGATTTGGGCTATTCAATGGTGATCGGACTAATTTTAATTGGGGTGGCCGGCACCTTATCTCAAACCTTAGCCTTTGGGCCGGTTTTATTGTTGTTTTTGGCAATTGCTTTACCAGCTTTAGTTTTAGATTACCGCTCACGTTTGGGTCTTTCTGTCTCTAAACCTCAACAACAAAAAATCAAAAAAAGCGCCCAAGAAAATCGCCAAATTTTCAAGTTTTACTTGTTACTTTTTAGCTTTATTCTCGGTTTAGGTCTAGCGGTTTTTGCGGTTCTTCCTCGCTTTCCTGGGTATCAATTACGGTCTTTTCCTGTTAGCGCTCCGATTGAATTTCAAGGACAATTTGATAGTAGCCGGATTTTTAACCCGCGTTTGGGTCGTGGTGGTGGTGAGGGTTCTGGTGGGGCCGGTGCTGGAACTCAACAAGAAGAAGGGCCGGGTCAGCTTGATGATACTTTTTATTATGGCTTTAATAGCCAAATGAATATGAACCTGCGGGGTGTAATGAAACCCAAGGAAGTAATGCGGGTTCGTTCTCAGTCTCCTGGTTTTTGGCGGGTTTTGGCGTTTGATCGCTACACCGGCCAAGGCTGGAAAATTTCGCGCAATGAACAGGCGAAAAAACTCACTCGTCCGCCTTGGTCTTATCAATTTTATGTGCCTTCGCCGATAACTGCAAACCGGACAAAAGAGGTAATTCAAACTTATACGGCTATTTCGGATATGCCGAATTTGATTCCGGCGTTGGCAGAACCAAAACAGCTTTTTTTCCCAACTCCAGAGGTGGCGTTTGATACTGAGGGGGGTTTACGTTCGCCGGTGCCCTTAGCAGAAGGAATTACCTATACTGTCATTTCTGATGTTCCTTATCGCAATCGTTCGGCACTACGAAATGCACCGCCTATTTCTGCAAAAAATACCAACGGTTACAAAATCTTTCAAAAACTTTACTTGCAGGTTCCTCCAAAGATTGCGGGTAAGGTTAAAAATCTGACTGAAGATTTGTTAGCTACATCACCGACTCCCATTACTTCTTCCTATGAAAAGGCTTTGTATTTGGCGCAAGCTTTAAAACAGCGCTATCAATTAAAGCCTGGGATGCCGTTTTTAGAAAAAAATGAAGATTTGGCTGAGGCTTTTCTTTTTAAGTATCAAGGCGGTTATCCCGATCATTTTTCAACAGTGTTAGCGGTGATGTTGCGCTCGATTGGCATACCGGCTCGCTTGGTGGTGGGTTATGCCTCTGGAGAATTTAATCCGTTTACAGGGTTTTATATTGTCCGCAATACCGATGCTTATGCGATGACTGAGGTTTATTTCCCTAAGTATGGTTGGTTTGCTTTTGATCCCATTCCGGGGCATGATGTGATCCCTAGTTCAATTGAAGAAAATCAAACTTTTGGGGTTTTACAACAGTTTTGGAGTTGGGTTGCCGGTTGGTTACCATCTCCTGTTACCGGTTTTTTAAATCGGGTGTTTGGGGCAATTTTTACCAATTTTCTGCTTTTGTTTGCCTGGTTATGGAATTTATTTTCCCAGGGTTGGTTGGGTTTGTTTGCCCTGATTTTGATGGCGATAGGTTTAGGTTTTGCCGGTTGGTTGAGTTGGAAAGGTTGGCGAGCTTGGCGTTACCGTCGATGGTTGGCTAAGTTAGCGCCGGTGGAAAGTATTTATCAGCAAATGTTGGCGGCTTTGGCTGAGCGAGGGTTCCGCAAACATCCTGCTCAAACTCCTTTAGAATTTGCGCGGGATTCTCAAATTTCTTATCAGTCTTGGCGGGAAATTGTTAATGACATTACAGATGCTTATGTACGCTGGCGTTATGGCGGTGTTGTGGCTAATATTCCTTCTCTTTCCCAGCGGTTACAGTCTTTGAAAAAGCATTTAAGTCGTCGAGTTTCTCGCTGA